The Candidatus Binatia bacterium DNA window GGGTTACGCCGCTTCCATCGCCGCCTGATAGAACGCGTCGTAGGTCACCCACTGCTTCCCTTGGCTCTTCTTGAGATGCAGCCAGATGGCGCTCTGCGCTTCCGCCGTCCCCGCCCTGCTGAGGACGATCTGCTCGCCCAGTTTTCCATGGTCCTGGTCCGCCTCTCCGTGGGCGGTGAAAAATTCCAGCGCCTCCTCGGGCACGTGATATTTTTCTCTCAGGGCCTCGGCCCAGACCGGATGGACCACGGCGTTGATCTTCTCGCCCACGCGGAGGTTCGCCGGGAGATCGCCGACGGTCTGCTTCATCGACTTGTAGCGCTCGGCGTCCAGCACCACCTGCATCAGCGGCGACGGCTGCGAGCGCATAACCTCCTCCCGGCTGAGGCCCAGTCCCTGCGCGAAGCGCAGCCAGAGCTCCGGATGGCTGGGGTATTTCCCTCCTGCGAGATCTTCGCCCGCCTCGGAGAGAAGCACCTTGAGCTGCTCCTGGAGCTCATCCAGCGTCGGCGCGGTGGCGACGATGTAAGCGTCGTTCCTGAGCGTCTGGACCTTCGCGTGGTAGTCTTGCTTGGCCCACGCTTGGAGCTGCTTCTTCGTCCATTCGCCGCGCACGAGCTTGAGGCAAAACGGATGATTGATCTTGGTGTGGTGCGCCAGCACGGCCTCCGACACGGCCTCGAGAAATTGTTCCGGCGGAAGAAACTCGCGCGGCGGATCGGGAAAGCGCGGATAGCTCCACGGCGTCTCGATCTCCTGAAACATTTTGCGCGCGCGGGCTCTCAGCTCGACGATCGAAGCCATAAGAAAATTTGCCTCCTGTTAAACTTTCTCATCAGAAATAGCGTATCGTTGGCGAATCTGTCAAGCAGACCGCTGAAAAGACCACGCAGGAAGGCGCTCACCGGTTGTAGAGCCGGGCGAAAAAGCCTTCGGCCTCCAGCTCGCCGAGCAG harbors:
- a CDS encoding iron-containing redox enzyme family protein, whose protein sequence is MASIVELRARARKMFQEIETPWSYPRFPDPPREFLPPEQFLEAVSEAVLAHHTKINHPFCLKLVRGEWTKKQLQAWAKQDYHAKVQTLRNDAYIVATAPTLDELQEQLKVLLSEAGEDLAGGKYPSHPELWLRFAQGLGLSREEVMRSQPSPLMQVVLDAERYKSMKQTVGDLPANLRVGEKINAVVHPVWAEALREKYHVPEEALEFFTAHGEADQDHGKLGEQIVLSRAGTAEAQSAIWLHLKKSQGKQWVTYDAFYQAAMEAA